The genomic window CGCTGTCCCACATGCAGACCTGCCTGTCATGCCCGCAGGTGAGGAAGAGGCTCCGCGAGGGGTGGGTGGCCAAGCCCCACAGCTCGTCTGTGTGACCCTGCAACCAAGGAGAgcctgagagggacaggcaggggCCTAGCTCGCCCCTTTGTATGCTGCTCCCTATGACCTCAATCCCATCTGCTCCCCCAttgctccccagcccccaaccccattTGTCCCCCTTGCCATTCCATAGGGCCCTCTGCTTTCCCaagcagcccccaccctgctgtaCCCCCATACTCCTCCCCTAAACCCCTCTCTTTCCCAAgccctcccacagcccctcagtcTCTGTATCCCCCAGgccctccagctccctgctcacCTGGATGATGGGGGTGAAGCCAGCGGCCAGGCTGCCCCTGAGCAGCGCATTGCGCGTAGTCCCAACCAGCAgctcatccctggggccctcaacgaTGGTGCGCACAGCTCCAAACTGCTCCGGGATCTGGGGGGCACCAGGGGCTGACTGAGCAGGGGTGGAGATAGCAGGAGCCACAGATCCCCCTACATGCTCACTGCAGATCCTCATCCCCACCCATGACTCCTATagaccccttcccctccagcagaTTCACCTATGCCTCCTCCcacccacagcctcctgctgcaccccagacACGCACCCTGCAGATCCTGTGCTTCCACCCATGACTTCTGTAgttccccaaccaccaccccccaCAGATCCCCAAACCCACTACAGCCCCCTCACTGATCCCCTAAACACCCTCTGCCTGCCCCTGCAGAATCACACCCCCCcttgacgaactgggaatgttcttaatgtttcccttgaatactgtgttggtgcctcagtgtcccctatgcagttcttaagtatctaggtggtggaataagggtgtgtgattgctgcagagcaaagggccagtgcacctaaatgcctggcactctatctcctagcaactgatggcctgggccccttctttgcaaaggtgccaactgaaggtgttggagacaaagaggtcaggtgacctcctggcccaggaaaggaactgagcagaggaggaggggctggaggggttgggggtctggagctggctggggacgaggagtgaagtgcagacggtggggtctggctcactgccccccagaatggacccggccgagagGTCCGGTTcatggtacctacaagctctgttttagatcatgttcctgtcatctaataaacctctgttttactggctggctgagagtcacgtctgactgcaaagtgggggtgcaagaccctgtggcttccccaggaccccgctggggtgggctcgctgtaggaagtgcacggaggggcagaggatgctgaatgctccaaggagagacccaggaggtgaagccgtgtgagcttcttgccctggagacagtctgctccaagggagaggaggctccccaaagtcctgactggctttgtggggaccAGTTCCAGaacatcgcctggggactccatgacaTCCCCACTACAGCCCCTGCACCGACTCCCAAATACGCCCTGTCCACCGCTGCAGATCCCCAAACCCACTACAGCCCCCTCACCAACCTCCCAAACACCCTCTGCCTGCCCCTGCAGATCCCCCACCCACTACAGCCCCCTCACTGACTCCCAAACACCCACTGCCCATCCCGCAGATCCCCCACCCACTACAGCCCCCTCACTGACTCCCAAACACCCACTGCCCACCCCGCAGATCTCCCACCCACTACAGCCCCCTCACCAAGCCCCCAAACACCCTCTGCCCACTGTGATGTAGTGGAGATTTTCTCTTGTTATGTTGTATGCAAGTTTTACTGTTGAGCCTATGTGagttttactgttttgcatgaatagtGTGTgcgcctcggtttccccatgtgCTGCACCAATACCTCGGTGGTGGGAATAGCGGTGTGTGACTTTGGCTGAGATCTCTGGGGCAGGTGAGgttgctccagctgcctgcacgtGACCCCTGCCCTtcataacctgagacccaggaggagGATACAACCAGGTGACTCTTTGCCAGGAAGTCagacaaagagaaggaggaggagcaacTGGGGTGTCTGAGGTCAGGTTGCTGGAAGCTGGCAGTTTGcttgtggggactgggagagaggGAGTCTAGGGCTTCTGGCCCAAgactccccaagatggacttggctgaaagtcactgatttctctgCTAACAAAGTCTGTGTTCctgttgactaataaaccctctgttttactggctggctgagagtcacgtctgactgtggagTTGGGGTACACGTccccctggcttccccaggagccccacctgggTGGACTCACTGCGGGAAgcacatggtgtggaaggggatgctgaatgctcggAGGTCAGACCAGGAAGgtcgaagctgtgtaagcttcttgccctggcgacagtatgctcagagagaggagactCCCCAGAGTTCTGGCTGGCTTCATAGGGaatagttccagagcatcacccgagTACTCCGTGACACCCACCCCCGCAGATCCCCCCCACCCACTACAGCCCCCTCATCAACCCCCAAACacccctttcccacccccacaGATCCCCCACCCACTACAGACCCCACACCAACCCCCAAACACCTCCCCGCCAACAAATCCTGCAGGCAAATCCCCATCCATCTCTGTGTCCAACCCCAGATCCCCTTGCCCAACCCCTGCATACACTCCAACCCTCCCCACAGATCCCCTTGCCCATCTCCCCCTTCCAACACTGGCAGATTCTGAGCTCACTCCTTCCACCTACAATCCCCTATGGATCCCCCATAGTCAACCTCACCCCAATCCCACGCAGATGCCACCCCAAGAACCACTGCCCTGCTCCCGCTTTGGATCCCTACCCCACGCAGGTTCAGGGTccccctcacctccacctcctgaaGCAGGGCAAGGCTGGGGCTCCAGTGCACAAGGCGCCGGTCCTTCCCGCCCCCACTCAGCACCGAGCCGTCGCGCCGCAGGCAGAGCGAGAAGATGCTGCCTTCGTGTGCCCGGGTCTGACGCCCGATCTGGTAGGTCTCTGCAATGTGGGGTGGGGTCAATGCTgggtcctctccccccacccctcccagcccagagGAGTCCTGCATTCCGTCCACTCCAGGGTTCCCCCCCATCTTCACACCCGCCACAGCCCAGGGGTCTGTGCAGGCCTTCCTCAGCCTAGGGGTTCCTGCCCCCAACCCAGGGGTCTGTGCAGGCCTCCCACCCCTGATACCTTTGGCGCCCTTGCCCAGCGTGCGGATGTCGGCGGCCGTGCGCGCCCAGGTCAGGATGTTTCCCTCTGAGTCCCCAGTCAGCACGTCCCCGTTTGCATCGAACAGGAAGCACTGGATGAATTTGGGCTTCTTGTACTTctggaaatgggggtggggggagaagtgaACCGAGGGGCGGCTCACGAGGCAGCTAGGCCCAGCCCCTCACAGGCTGAGTCCAGAgcccttccccagccaggctcagcACAGGCCCCCGGCCGGGCTGAGAACTgccctctccagccagcccccagcccctcaccccgaAGATGCCCTGCTTCTTGCTCAGGGTGCTGCCGCTCCAGGTCCAGAAGTAGACGTGGGATTTCCCACTGGTGATGAagttgctgctgtcctgggggtTGAACTCCACTGTGAACACGGACTCGTTGGTGCtctggagaggggagagagggggcatgACAGGACAGGGGGCAACTGGAGGGTCAGGGGCATGCGGGGATTGTGGCTGCCCAGCAGGATTCTGTGTTGGGCCCCCctaagggtggggatggggagacccCTCATTGCTCCTTTCCCACCAGTGGATGGCACCGGGGGCAGGGGGAtgcccaggggctggggggggtctctCGATGAGTTTTGGGGGGCACCTCTACCCCAGGGGAGTCCTCCTCCTGCAGCTAGCTCCATCCCCAGGAAAGCGGAATCAATGCACAGCCCAGCCTCAGACCCTTGGCCCAGCCTAGGGTCCCTGTGTGGTGGCAGGGGGGCAACACAATGACCTCAGCTCCCCAAATATGTACAGAGTGCCATGGAAACAGCACTCAGAAAGCAGGAGCAGCACCGCAGCATCAGCCAGTgaaggagagcggggcttgcggccctgaagcctgggttctcttcccagctcagggaagggagtgggagctagtGGGTGGGAGCAGtgatgggggctgggagtcaggactcctggattctgttccctgcAATGTTATGCAGCCCTGGAGTCTGCCTCCTGGCTCACCTTGATCTCAGCCTGCTTGGTGCCGCGGGCACAGTCCCACACCGACAGCATGTGCTCGTTGGAGTCGTCCACCACGCACAGATAGGCCCCCTGGTCCTGCAGATGGCAGACGGGAAAAAGAGTTGCCAACGGGGGCTCCTCAAGGAAGGAATATGGGAACACAGGGGAATAGGGAAcatgcaggggatgggggggctggatAGGGGACACAAATTCAtctccccaccacccccaaattgcacagcccaggctcccagcacagccagggctgacaaggactgggaagggagggggaattgGGGGCACTCCAGCCACTTCACCTCCTGTCAGGTTGTCCTGAGGGAgtcctgcccccagagcccaagGGGGCAAGGAAGGATCCAAGCTGGGGTGGGACAATgggcagcgtggggcatggattTGAGTtgggggtggagaaagggaaggcAGGGAGACGTGAGGCCAAGGGGGGGGCAGAGCTAGTGCTTGAACTCACAGCAGTGGAGAAGGCAAGGGAGCCAACGCCCCGCTCGAAGCTCCCCAGGCCGATCTGCTGCAGGGTGAGCAGCGTGGAGGAGTCCCAGATGTGCACAAAGGGCTGCAGGGGCTGCAAGAGAAGAGACAGGACAGGGACAGACACAGGAGCTGGGGGGTGTCAGGGACCTGGGGGGCAGGTCCCAGGAGACAGGGCCTCCTGGTGAGGGACCCTGTGGTAGGTCTGGCCTCCGGCACTGAGATCgctgctctccccaccctgctGGGCCAGAGCCCAGGGCATGGCAGGGTTTCTCACCCGGATCTCCAGGAAGCTGGCTCAGTGGGACTTCCCTAAATCCCGCTCTGGGACAGCCCTGCAGGATCTGTCCCCTCTCGGTGGGTACCTTGCCATCCTTGTCCACTCCAGCAGTCTGCCCTGTGGCCACACGCACTCTGTCGGGATGCACGgccaggctgcaggggagagacagGCGGGGAGTGTTATTGGCTCAAAAACTCAGGGTCCACAGCCAAGGTGGAGACCAGAGTGGGACCCCCCACGTGCCCTTGCCGCAGTCAGTGCCCCCTGTGCCCTTGCCCTCCACATTAGCCCATGCCACCGTGTACCTCCCTCTGTCGTAGTTGGTGCTGCCCAGCTGTTCTGTGCCCCAAAGTACTCCCCATCTCCTTCAGTCAGTGCCCCCCAGGCCCTGGCCATCGGTCCACACACCCCCTCACACTCCTCCTCGCACACTGTTGGTGCTGCCCCCTTGCATGCCATCGGTGCTGCCCCCTCACACTGCCCCTCGCATGCCATCAGTGCTGCCCCGTGCACTCACCATCGCACACAGTCGGTGTGGCGCAGGTAGTGGCGCTGGCTGCGGTGCTGGATGTGGTACAGCACCACCACACAGGCAATGAAGTAAACTAGCTCCCCTGAGGCCAGCACGTAAAGATTGGAGCGGCTGTCCCGGCCGCGGTACCCATAGCTGGGCAGGCCTGTCAAGGAGCACAGAGGGGAACAAGGGGGCCAAGCCAGCCAGCACCAGGGCTGGGGAGACAGAGGGGGACAGTGCACCTCAGGGGATGTGAGGGTTGGGTGGGAGTGCAGCACCCTCTGAGGGGGTCACAGCGCACCCTGTGGGGCtgcaaggggggctgggagtaCAGCACCCTCGGGGGGGGCAGGAGTGCAGCACTCTCTGGAGGGGGACACAGTGCAccctgtgggcagggccagggggccaGGAGCACAGCACCctctggagggagcagggggcataGTGCTCTGTGGGGAGTAGTGCTGCCTGTGGCAGGGAaggtgcaggctgggggggcggggggcgcttTGCCCTGCTGAAGGATACACCCAGtcgagctgcaggtgctcagcaggcAACTCCGCACGCAGCTCCTCGTAGTGGGAGATGCCCGATGGGATGTACATGGTGATGGGCCGGCCCCGCAGGAACATCTTGATCGAGAGGCCCTCTGGGGGTtagtgggagtgggagggagacaGGTCATAGCTAGCGCCACCCCCCCACGCCCATCCCATGCAGCCTGCCCACACCCAACCCATCGAACCCCCTTCCACCTCCACCCACTCCATCCCCCAGAGCACCACACTCCCAGGCCATCCCACCCCCCGGCTCCACCcaatcccctcccctctccatctCATTCACCAGTCCCACACACACCTGACCTCCTACAACACCATCCCCTGGgctacccccctccccccgcccctgcaggcACATCATCTCACAAGCCCCATCAGAAACATGTATTGGGTCCCATCCCACCCCCCGTGGCTCCAGCCACCCAGGGCAGCCTCCAATGCCTGCCCCAGTAGCCTCACCAAGGTTGTAGGTCCCACGCCGAGACCCCAAGGGCCCTGCAAGGAAACAGGGAGCATCAGGAGATTTTGGGCCACGTGTGGAGACAACAAGGACCAGGGCAAGGGGCTGAATTCTGCCCCCCAACCATgtgccctccccacactgcccagggctctggcaccAGTGAAATGACACCCCCCCGGGCACTGACCACCACTCATCTTTCCCGCAGCTCACCTGGGCTCAGGTTAGGGTCCTTCATCCGGCTGGAAGGGAAAAGCAGAGCATCAGCAGGgcgggctgcagggagtgggctcTGGCTCTAACtgtggggagtggagcagggggagCCCTATGTagcagggtgtgtgggggaggtgtTCCAGCAGGGATCGCGGTGGAAGGCAGGGGATGTGGAGGAAGGGATGTTCCCAGCAGGGGTCACCGCAAGGA from Gopherus flavomarginatus isolate rGopFla2 chromosome 6, rGopFla2.mat.asm, whole genome shotgun sequence includes these protein-coding regions:
- the EML3 gene encoding echinoderm microtubule-associated protein-like 3 isoform X2 — protein: MARGAMDRCANHSPADETITALRPDRLASLELRLQSQEEELTLVKSALADALRRLSLYDQQIPLLTQQLLAANDAIPDTRLFLDPLLGHGASWIPLTASCSLRRNSSSDKPDKAKARQCLSKKAASSANLLTRSSSLENRMKDPNLSPGPLGSRRGTYNLEGLSIKMFLRGRPITMYIPSGISHYEELRAELPAEHLQLDWVYGYRGRDSRSNLYVLASGELVYFIACVVVLYHIQHRSQRHYLRHTDCVRCLAVHPDRVRVATGQTAGVDKDGKPLQPFVHIWDSSTLLTLQQIGLGSFERGVGSLAFSTADQGAYLCVVDDSNEHMLSVWDCARGTKQAEIKSTNESVFTVEFNPQDSSNFITSGKSHVYFWTWSGSTLSKKQGIFGKYKKPKFIQCFLFDANGDVLTGDSEGNILTWARTAADIRTLGKGAKETYQIGRQTRAHEGSIFSLCLRRDGSVLSGGGKDRRLVHWSPSLALLQEVEIPEQFGAVRTIVEGPRDELLVGTTRNALLRGSLAAGFTPIIQGHTDELWGLATHPSRSLFLTCGHDRQVCMWDSGEHTAAWSLTLEETGLCADFHPSGRVVAVGLNTGRWLVLDTETRQVLSGGSDGNEQLSVVRYSPDGEFLAIGSHDNFIYIYSVGDGERKYSRFGRCTGHSSFITHLDWSKDSKFIMSNSGDYEILYWDVAGGCKLLRNRFESRDREWASYTCVLGFHVFGVWPDGSDGTDINSLCRSHNERVVAVADDFCKVHLFQYPCARAKAPSHVYGGHGSHVTNVRFTNDDSHLVSLGGKDTSIFQWRMLGGSLPHSCSFSSASLSSQEAGGCA